The Mauremys reevesii isolate NIE-2019 linkage group 1, ASM1616193v1, whole genome shotgun sequence genome has a segment encoding these proteins:
- the LOC120375577 gene encoding ubiquilin-1-like, whose product MLAMAGKGQGPGGNPAEPQIIKVTVKSLEEREEFAVWENSTIADFRCEIAKRFRTPTNLLLLIFAGKVLNDRNTLSQAGIHDGFTIHLVIRPQMRAEDQEAQQTNASTHAATIPAGSAGLADLSMLPGNAPSILAFLNDFQQLLVVNPEMILQSLENPFVQSVLTNADLITGFLREHPLLQQFAQQNPEVSHIWNNPALLREMIEFVRNPGMMQEILRNRSQTLLLGGDKVLWQMLPDTPKPTLNGPQAQCGSDPPQNKPPPAGVSQPSRTENRDPLPNPWASQFGPQSCIPHHNHGTDIGGIHVSNSPNCSTGQSPWVPPGVAAGMCNTPEVQNAWQEIARNAQPFRSILPAPYMRNIMKALSQNPSLIVHFMLSNPRFVGILHPHQEVARELQALLQLLHSPDMPLVMANPRATKALFQIQQGFQTLGLEVLRFARGSAPGSGAAGSPADGGSVTGTGSEPHENASPAPGSAESGCQPCNVEQITQGLAQAIPPLLQTPETQFQQQLEQLNVMGFLNHEANIQALREAGGDISAAIDKLLGSQPSWPR is encoded by the coding sequence ATGTTAGCCATGGCTGGGAAGGGACAGGGCCCTGGCGGCAACCCTGCAGAGCCCCAGATCATCAAAGTGACAGTCAAGAGCCTCGAGGAAAGGGAGGAGTTTGCAGTGTGGGAGAACAGCACCATCGCCGACTTTCGATGCGAAATCGCCAAGCGCTTCCGCACTCCCACCAACCTGCTCCTCTTGATCTTTGCTGGGAAAGTTTTGAACGACCGAAATACTCTCAGCCAGGCTGGGATCCATGATGGATTCACCATCCACCTTGTCATCAGACCGCAAATGAGAGCAGAGGACCAGGAAGCTCAGCAAACTAACGCCAGCACACATGCTGCCACCATTCCAGCTGGCTCAGCTGGTCTGGCAGATCTCAGCATGCTACCTGGGAATGCACCCAGCATTTTAGCTTTCCTAAATGACTTCCAGCAGCTGCTGGTGGTCAACCCTGAAATGATCCTACAGAGTCTGGAAAATCCCTTTGTCCAGAGCGTGCTGACAAACGCCGACCTGATAACAGGGTTCTTAAGGGaacaccccctgctccagcaGTTTGCGCAGCAGAATCCAGAGGTCAGCCACATCTGGAACAACCCAGCCCTCCTGCGAGAAATGATCGAGTTTGTTAGGAACCCAGGGATGATGCAGGAAATACTGAGAAACCGGAgccagactctgctgctgggtggAGACAAAGTCTTGTGGCAAATGCTCCCTGATACTCCAAAGCCGACTCTGAATGGACCACAGGCGCAGTGTGGGAGTGACCCACCCCAGAACAAGCCGCCCCCAGCAGGGGTCAGCCAACCGTCCCGCACAGAAAACAGAGACCCTTTGCCAAACCCTTGGGCATCTCAGTTTGGTCCACAGAGTTGCATCCCCCATCACAACCATGGCACTGACATTGGGGGTATTCATGTCAGCAACAGCCCAAACTGCAGCACAGGACAGAGCCCCTGGGTGCCGCCTGGAGTCGCAGCTGGGATGTGTAACACGCCAGAAGTGCAGAACGCCTGGCAAGAGATAGCCAGGAATGCCCAGCCTTTCCGGAGCATCCTGCCTGCCCCCTACATGAGGAATATAATGAAGGCCCTGAGCCAGAACCCCAGTCTCATCGTGCACTTCATGCTGAGTAACCCCCGGTTCGTTGGCATCCTGCATCCCCACCAAGAAGTAGCGCGGGAGCTCCAAgccctcctccagctgctgcacAGCCCAGACATGCCGTTAGTGATGGCAAACCCGAGAGCCACCAAGGCTCTGTTCCAGATTCAGCAGGGTTTCCAGACCCTGGGGCTGGAAGTGCTCAGGTTCGCCCGAGGCAGCGctcctggctcaggggcagcggGAAGCCCGGCAGATGGCGGATCAGTAACCGGGACTGGTTCTGAGCCACATGAGAATGCAAGCCCAGCCCCAGGATCAGCCGAGTCGGGGTGCCAGCCCTGTAACGTTGAGCAAATCACCCAGGGTCTTGCTCAAGCAATCCCCCCGCTTCTCCAGACTCCAGAAACCCaattccagcagcagctggagcagctcaaTGTAATGGGTTTCCTGAACCACGAAGCCAACATACAAGCTCTGAGAGAGGCTGGTGGAGACATCAGCGCTGCCATAGACAAACTACTGGGCTCCCAGCCATCCTGGCCACGTTAG
- the LOC120387229 gene encoding olfactory receptor 51I1-like, which translates to MVDFNSTSFHPATFQLTGFPGQEAARHWISIPFCVVYITAMVGNCTVLCVIWADRRLHQPMYLFLCMLSVNDLGMSLSTLPTVLSIFCFDVTDVAFDACLAQMFFIHSFSFMESGILLAMSFDRFVAICDPLRYAAILPNPRIVRIGLALVIKSTSMLLPFPFLIKRLPICKGNVLSHAYCLHSDMMRLACADTTVNNIYGLFATLVTYGLDSAFIILSYVKILRTVFNIASHEQRLTALNTCASHICAVLLFYVPIVAVAVMHRFGGNVPRLVQILMSYACLFIPPVLNPIVYSVKTKEIRKGISRIFFRDLM; encoded by the coding sequence ATGGTGGATTTCAATAGCACCAGCTTCCATCCTGCCACATTCCAACTGACCGGGTTCCCAGGCCAGGAAGCTGCTCGCCACTGGATCTCGATCCCTTTCTGTGTGGTCTACATCACCGCCATGGTAGGGAATTGCACTGTTCTCTGCGTTATCTGGGCAGACCGGCGTCTCCACCAGCCCATGTATTTGTTCCTTTGCATGTTGTCAGTCAACGACCTCGGTATGTCTCTGTCAACCCTTCCCACGGTGCTCAGCATCTTCTGCTTCGATGTCACAGACGTCGCGTTCGACGCCTGCCTGGCCCAGATGTTTTTCATTCACTCCTTTTCCTTCATGGAGTCGGGGATTTTACTGGCCATGTCATTCGATCGCTTTGTCGCCATCTGTGACCCGCTGCGCTACGCGGCCATCTTGCCCAACCCCAGGATTGTGAGGATCGGGCTGGCCCTTGTGATTAAAAGTACCAGCATGCTCCTTCCTTTCCCCTTTCTGATTAAACGGCTGCCGATCTGCAAAGGCAATGTCCTCTCCCACGCGTACTGCTTGCACTCAGACATGATGAGACTGGCGTGTGCGGACACAACCGTCAATAACATCTACGGATTGTTTGCCACCCTTGTCACTTATGGCTTAGACTCGGCGTTCATCATCCTATCTTATGTCAAGATTCTAAGGACAGTTTTTAATATTGCATCCCATGAACAGCGCCTCACGGCCCTAAACACCTGTGCCTCGCACATCTGTGCTGTCCTACTCTTTTATGTCCCAATAGTTGCTGTTGCTGTTATGCACAGGTTTGGGGGAAACGTCCCTCGTCTTGTGCAAATTCTTATGTCTTATGCCTGTCTCTTTATCCCCCCTGTGTTAAACCCAATTGTTTACAGTGTGAAGACAAAGGAGATTCGTAAGGGGATCTCCCGAATATTCTTCAGAGATTTAATGTGA
- the LOC120373372 gene encoding ubiquilin-2-like has product MSRWHQQQKDHEGTRQVVSEQRSRPTSGWYVRSGFGFQQYHGESRPIPPSHRSAPEARNDSGKNDRRRTSAKRNCPLSRPISFPWIPVTMSESRRAPGANQAAITAESGGVLKVTVKTLKQKEQFEVAESSTIWAFKEEVAKRFKAPSDLLVLIFAGKILKDQDTLSQHGVRSGFSIHLVIRSQKRPQDHPAEPMNAATPPMPSANSSASNLLAWGQGPSLQHLGLRYSNVSELQGRLEELVASSRELVAQIMENLLFEIITSDLDLNTINSNPFLLGFLIGVTGMSVLGLDPTEVSDLMSEASEADGSIQDLMSEVAQNPLVQNILTNTDLVQEILLSNPQMQQLAEQNPEINHILRNPDFIREMIEVSSSPAMLQEIIRNHDRALSNLESIPGGYSALQQLYSEIEEPMMNAVQAQFGSNPSASLENNPPLDGASPPARMENRDPLPNPWAARTNRASDIGNNHSHRTSHSTGQNFIVLNFGPGAGPGFANTGGIQSMVQQLTGNPEFMQNMESVLSNPNGPAQMLLNNTHLSNDGRSRPQDERTHQVPPELESAEIAPLLTSPRAMQALLQIQLGLQTLSAEVPDFILGLGDRDVELELESMEGSVPSSDSEEDVSLASDKDEPEGQGSVDQQRPDIRFERQMEQLRTMGFQDREANLQALIDTEGEINAAIEMLTKSQPSKIL; this is encoded by the coding sequence ATGAGCAGGTGGCATCAGCAGCAGAAAGACCATGAGGGAACCCGCCAGGTGGTGAGTGAACagaggagcaggccaacatctgGCTGGTATGTGCGCTCTGGCTTTGGCTTCCAGCAGTACCACGGGGAGAGCAGGCCAATTCCCCCTTCCCACCGCTCCGCCCCGGAAGCCCGTAACGATAGCGGCAAGAACGACCGCCGCCGTACATCAGCCAAAAGGAATTGTCCTCTGTCACgtcccatctccttcccctggaTCCCAGTCACCATGTCCGAAAGCCGACGGGCCCCCGGCGCTAACCAGGCAGCCATCACCGCCGAGTCCGGCGGCGTCCTCAAGGTGACGGTGAAGACCCTCAAGCAGAAGGAGCAGTTTGAGGTAGCAGAGAGCAGCACCATCTGGGCGTTTAAGGAGGAGGTTGCCAAGCGCTTCAAGGCTCCCTCTGACCTGCTGGTGCTAATATTTGCTGGGAAGATCCTAAAGGATCAGGACACACTGAGCCAGCATGGGGTCCGCAGTGGATTCAGCATCCACCTTGTCATCCGGTCCCAAAAGAGGCCCCAGGACCACCCGGCTGAGCCGATGAATGCTGCCACCCCACCGATGCCGTCCGCAAATAGCAGTGCTTCTAACCTGcttgcctgggggcagggcccctctctgcagcacctgggccTGAGATACTCCAACGTGTCCGAGCTGCAGGGGCGCTTGGAAGAGCTGGTGGCATCCAGCCGGGAGTTAGTGGCGCAGATCATGGAAAACCTCTTGTTTGAGATCATCACTTCGGACCTGGATCTGAACACCATCAACAGCAACCCGTTCCTCTTGGGCTTCCTCATCGGGGTGACAGGCATGAGCGTGCTGGGTCTGGACCCAACCGAGGTGTCGGATTTAATGAGCGAGGCCTCAGAGGCTGACGGTTCCATACAGGACTTGATGAGTGAGGTGGCACAGAATCCCTTGGTGCAGAACATCCTCACCAACACGGACCTGGTCCAGGAGATCCTTCTCTCCAATCCGCAGATGCAGCAGCTGGCCGAGCAAAACCCCGAGATTAATCACATTCTCCGCAACCCAGATTTCATCCGGGAAATGATTGAGGTCTCCAGCAGCCCGGCAATGCTGCAAGAAATTATCAGGAACCATGACCGAGCCTTAAGCAACCTGGAGAGCATCCCGGGTGGATATAGTGCCCTGCAGCAGCTGTACAGCGAGATAGAGGAACCAATGATGAATGCCGTGCAAGCTCAGTTTGGGAGCAACCCATCTGCATCATTGGAGAATAACCCACCCTTGGATGGGGCCAGTCCGCCAGCCCGGATGGAAAACAGAGACCCTTTACCAAACCCTTGGGCCGCTCGGACGAACAGGGCCAGTGATATTGGGAATAACCATAGCCATCGTACCAGCCATAGCACAGGGCAGAACTTTATTGTTCTAAATTTTGggcctggagcaggccctgggtTTGCCAACACAGGAGGAATTCAGAGTATGGTTCAGCAGCTAACAGGAAACCCAGAGTTCATGCAGAACATGGAGAGCGTGTTGTCCAATCCCAACGGCCCAGCCCAGATGCTGCTGAATAATACCCACCTCTCCAATGATGGACGTTCTCGGCCTCAAGACGAAAGGACACACCAGGTTCCTCCAGAGTTGGAGAGCGCTGAAATCGCCCCCTTATTGACCAGCCCTAGAGCCATGCAGGCTTTGTTACAGATTCAGCTGGGCTTGCAGACGCTCTCGGCTGAGGTCCCAGATTTTATCCTAGGGCTGGGGGACCGGGACGTGGAACTGGAGCTGGAAAGCATGGAAGGGTCCGTTCCCAGTAGCGATTCCGAGGAGGACGTCAGTCTAGCATCAGACAAGGATGAACCTGAAGGCCAAGGGAGCGTGGATCAGCAGAGGCCAGACATCAGATTTGAGCGACAAATGGAGCAGCTCAGAACAATGGGCTTCCAGGACCGGGAAGCGAATTTACAGGCTCTGATCGACACAGAAGGGGAAATCAATGCAGCCATTGAGATGCTAACAAAGTCCCAGCCAAGCAAGATATTGTAA